Part of the Epinephelus fuscoguttatus linkage group LG24, E.fuscoguttatus.final_Chr_v1 genome, ATGGTAAAGAATGTAAAGATATTTAATAAGTTGTTACATAAAGAATAGTATATAAATtgtattgtatgttttattttagaatAGAGGTTTTGTTGGGAGGGGTGCCATGTTGGAGGGGTTAACAACCAGAATGTAACCCCGGTGATAATTTAGTAATTTGACCTGTGTAAGTCAAAAGCTACTTGTATTTTATTGGGCTggatgttgtttatttattttatgatgaGATAGTTCCTGTTTAAAATCCAAATGTTTTGAGTTTAATAGAATTTTATTCAGGTAAAGATCATATGcagctgcttttgttttgatATTTACCATTCAAACCCACGCCCTGAAAACGTATATAGaactaaatgtttttgttttcacagatttaaagttacagtatctcacataagtgagtacacccctcccatttttgcaaatatttcattatatcttgtcatgggacaacactatagaaatgacgctttgatataacttaaagtagtcagtgtacagcttgtatagtagtatagatttaccttcctctgaacattactcaaaacacagccatcaacatctaaacagctggcaacataagtgagtacatcccacagtgaacatgtccaaattgtgcctaaagtgtcaataatttgtgtgccaaccattattatctagcactgccttaacccttttgggcatggaattcaccagagctcacaggttgcttcaggaatcctctcccactcctccatgatgacatcatggagcagatggatgtgaagacatcttgcgctaccccaccttcagcttgaggatgccccacaggtgcacagatgagtttagggctggatacatacttggccagtccatcaccttcaccttcagcttcctcagcaaggcagttgtcatctactaggtgtgttttgggtcattatcatgttggaaaactgcattgcagctcagtttgaaccgagctccccagagccggcagcactcatgcagccccaaaccatgatgctgccaccactatacttgactgtaggcaaggcattggttcatttagggaaacatgaattccaagcagagcatgatcacccctcttcagaaactgagccgcaatgcagttttccaacatgataatgacccaaaacacacctagtagatgaggtgatggactggccaagtatgtatccagccctaaactcacctgtgcacctgtgagccatcctcaagctgaaggtggggtagcgcaaggtgtcttcacatccatctgctccatgatgtcatcatggaggagtgggagaggattcctgaagcaacctgtgagctctggtgaattccatgcccaaaagggttaaggcagtgctagataataatggttggcacacaaaatattgacactttaggcacaatttggacatgttcactgtggggtgtactcacttacgttgccagctgtttagatgttgatggctgtgttttcagtcattttcagaggaaggtaaatctatactactatacaagatgtacactgactactttaagttatatcaaagtgtcatttctatagtgttgtcccatgacaagatataatgaaatatttgcaaaaatgggaggggtgtactcacttatgtgagatactgtaggTGGGACTCATTTGGAAAAAAAGGTGATGTCATGTACTTCTCATCACTAATCAGGATTGAGGgctttaaagggtaactttttCAACCTGGCTCCTTTTGTCCGacatttttgtgtgtaagtGACTGATGGAGACAACAGTTGTTGACACTGGTCCAGCATTGAGTGAGagcactgcagctggcagctgtgaaacaggctTCAGTGCACACACTTAGGGCATTTGTGCACCCTCAAAGTGCGTccacaaaaagttttttttttttttgccactgacgggTTCAGATTGTTactttaagtgtctgacaacattacagaaaggatccctacagagatagaccttttttttttttttttttttttttttttaaagattaagatttttttttttaaataaacattgaTTTTAGCGTGGACagaggcagcatattttcacatccaaGTGGGTGAATTAAGGTTTCATTTAAACTAAACCAGAGTTGGGAaatgttggaacagtggacaaAGTGAACCAAGACAACTTTTGTGAGTTTTACTTTGTGTCTGTTGACTTCGAATGAAGTGTGTTATACGAgtataaaattactgtttatttaaatggaatctGATGAGTTTGGTGATGGcaatttggggctgtttttggttaaacaaaaaggatctttctCTTTAAccaaaaggtctatctctgtagggatcctttagataattttgtcagacactaataaaagcctgtcagtggcaaaaacaaacatttttagtggatgtacagtacaggccaaaagtttggacacaccttctcattcaatgtgttttctttattttcatgactatttacattgtagattctcactgaaggcatcaaaactatgaatgaacacatgtggagttatgtacttaacaaaaaaaggtgaaataactgaaaacatgttttatattctagtttcttcaaaatagccaccctttgctctgtttactgctttgcacactcttggcattctctcgatgaacttcaagaggtagtcacctgaaatggttttccaacagtcttgaaggagttcccagaggtgtttagcacttgttggcccctttgccttcactctgcggtccagctcaccccaaaccatctcgattgggttcaggtccggtgactgtggaggccaggtcatctgccgcagcactccatcactctccttcttggtcaaatagcccttacacagcctggaggtgtgtttggggtcattgtcctgttgaaaaataaatgatcgtccaactaaacgcaaaccggatgggatggcatgtcgctgcaggatgctgtggtagccatgctggttcagtgtgccttcaattttgaataaatccccaacagtgtcaccagcaaaacacccccacaccatcacacctcctcctcctccatgcttcacagtgggaaagctctattctgagaaacgtgaagttagcaacaccagcgaccatagtcaaatgtatccctggggccagagcgggcgacattgaatctaatttaaaactgctggctaaagctaaacgtagattcagtaagattgttattcacgttggcgtcaatgacacccggttacgccaatcggaggtcactaaaattaatattgcctcggtgtgtgaatatgcaaaaactatgtcggactccgtagttttctctggacccctcccaaatctgaccagtgatgacatgtttaaccgcatgtcatcatttaatcgctggctgtccaggtggtgtccagcaaacgatgtgggtttcgttaataattggcaaactttctggggaaaacctggtcttattaggagagacggcattcatcccactttggatggagctgctctcatttctaggaacctggcaaactttattagtaatttaaatccgtgacaacccagagttgagaccaggattcagagtcgcagtcctatacgcctctctgagcttctagttcagttacccagccatagttttcatagttttaggctatacaaacggtgtctgtcccccgaccacctaaattatttaaatctaaaattaaacaaagaggagttgtgcataacaacctcataaaaattaaaacatcttctgtgacagaaagacaaaacaggagaattaaatgcggactgttaaatatcaggtctctattgtctaaagcagtgttagtaaacgaattaatatcagataatcatattgatttactcagtctcactgaaacctggctgtgtccagatgaatatgttgtctaaatgagtccactcctcccagtcataataatacccacattcctcgaggcagcggccgaggagggggagttgcagccatttttaactctagtctgttaatcagccctaaacctaaactagattataattcatttgaaagcctcgttcttagtcttttacatccgacctggaaaacctcgcagccacttttatttgttatagtgtaccgtgctcctggcccgtattctgaatttgtatctgaattctcagagtttttatccagtttagttcttaaatcagataaagttattattgtaggcgattttaacattcatgtcaacgctgataatgactccctggctactgcGTTTAtgtcattattagactccattggcttcagtcagggtgtacatgaacccactcactgttttaaccataccctcgatctagttctgacgtatggaattgaaattgataatctaaaagtcttcccacagaatccctcgctatcggatcattatctgattacttttgatttctttttactggattacacgccactcagcaacagttactatactagatgtttatcagatagtgctgtcgcaaaatttaaggaaaagattactccgtcattaaattcaataccaagtccctcagtaacagaggtttcctgtaccgactttgatcattttgtcgatagcgctgtaggctcgctgcgaacaacacttgactctgtagctcctcttaaaaagaagttaaaaaagcaaaggaagttcgctccttggtataactctcaaacccgtaagttaaaacaaatatcgcaaaaatttgaaagggattggcgattaaccaaactggaagaatctcgtttaatctggacagacagtctcaaaacttataagaggggcctccacaatgccagagcaaactattactcagaattaatagaagacaataagaacaaccccaggtttcttttcagcactgtagccaggctgactgagagtcaaagctctattgagccttgtattcctttagcccttagcagtaatgattttatgagcttttttaatgacaaaattctaactattagaggcaaaattcatgacctcctgtcctcagatagtacctatctaacctcaaacacagctgtaaaacctaatatatatttagactgcttctccccaatttctcttcaagaattgactgtagtgatttcttcatccaaatcatcaacgtgtctcttagaccccatcccaactaggctacttaaggaggtctttcctttagttaacactcatatattagatatgatcaatatatccgtattaacaggctatgtaccacagtcttttaaggtagctgtaattaaacctctactaaaaaagcccaccctggatccagaggtgttagccaactatagaccaatatctaatcttccctttatgtcaaagatccttgagaaagtagtcgcagaccagctgtgtgatttttttccatgataataatctatttgaggaatttcagtcaggatttagagtgcatcatagcactgagacagcactagttaaaattacaaatgaccttctgattgcttcagacaggacttgtctctgtacttgttttattagatcttagtgcggcgtttgacacaattgaccatcaaattctactgcagagactggatcacttaattggcctaaaaggttctgcactgagctggtttaaatcttatttatctgatcgttttcagtttgttcacgttcataatgaatcgtccttacataccaaagtttgttttggagttccgcaaggtcctgtgctcggaccaatcctatttactctatatatgcttcctttaggtaacatcattagaaatcactctataaatttccattgttatgcggatgatacacagttgtatttatcgatgaagccagaagaaagtaatcaattaactaaactccataactgccttaaagacataaaaacctggatgagcaccaatttcctgatgttaaattcagacaaaactgaagttattgttcttggccccaaacaactcagagactctttatctgatgacatagtttctctagatggcattgctctggcctctagcactaccgtaagaaacctcggagtaatatttgatcaagatttgtcttttaattctcatttaaaacaaacctcacggactgcattttttcatctgcgtaatattgcgaaaattaggcctatcctgacccgaaaagatgcagaaaaattggtccacgcttttgttacctcaaggctggattactgtaactctctgttatcaggtagctctagtaagtccttaaaaactctccagctaattcagaatgcagcagtacgtgtactaacaggaactaagaaacgagatcatatttctcctgttttagcttctctgcactggctccctgtaaaatccagaattaaatttaaaatcctactgttaacttaggtctaaatggtcaagctccatcatatcttagagagctcatcgtgccttattatcccaccagaactctgcgctctgagaacgcagggttactcgtggtccctaaagtctccaaaagtagatcaggagccagagccttcagctatcaggctcctctcctgtggaatcatcttcctgttacggtccgggaggcagacaccgtctccacacttaagactagacttaagactttcctctttgataaagcttatagttagggctggctcaggcttgccctgtaccagcccctagttaggctgacttaggcctagtctgccggaggacccccctataatacaccgggcaccttctctcctctctctcgctctcgctctcgtattctattactgcatcttgctaactcggccattctggatgtcactaactcggcttcttctccggagcctttgtgctccactgtctctcagattaactcatatcgcagcggtgcctggacagcgtgacgtgtgtggttgtgctgctgttgtagtcctgccagatgcctcctgctgctgctgctgccgttattagtcattagtcatacttctactgttattatacacatatgactattgtcacacttgtatactgccagatattaatacatactttcaacatattgtaccgcagtagccagaactataactataatattattactttcaataatgttgttgtaaactactgtcattacctgcatctctctctctctctctctctctctctctctctctctctctctctctctctctctctctctctctctctatttctctgtctcattgtgtcatgaggattactgttaatttgttatgctgatctgttctgtacgacatctattgcacgtctgtccgtcctggaagagggatccctcctcagttgctcttcctgaggtttctaccgttttttttccccgttaaagggttttttttggggagtttttccttatccgctgcgagggtcataaggacagagggatgtcatatgctgtaaagccctgtgaggcaaattgtgatttgtgatattgggctttataaataaaattgaattgaaaaagtggagtcgcaaaaaccatcaagcgctacaacgaaactggcacacatgaggaccgacccaggaaaggaagaccaagagtcacctctgcttctgaggataagttcagagaccagatgaatgccacacagagttctagcagcagacccatctctagaacaactgttaaaaggagactgcgcgaatcaggccttcatggtcaaatagctgctaggaaaccactgctaaggagaggcaacaagcagaagagatttgtttgggccaagaaacacaaggaatggacattagaccagtggaaatctgtgctttggtctgatgagtccaaatttgagatctttggttccaaccaccgtgtctttgtgagacgcagaaaaggtgaacggatggattccacatgcctggttcccactgtgaagcatggaggaggaggaggtgtgatggtgtgggggtgttttgctggtgacactgttggggatttattcaaaattgaaggcacactgaaccagcatggctaccacagcatcctgcagcgacgtgccatcccatccggtttgcgtttagttggacgatcatt contains:
- the LOC125885000 gene encoding uncharacterized protein LOC125885000, whose protein sequence is MSLLDSIGFSQGVHEPTHCFNHTLDLVLTYGIEIDNLKVFPQNPSLSDHYLITFDFFLLDYTPLSNSYYTRCLSDSAVAKFKEKITPSLNSIPSPSVTEVSCTDFDHFVDSAVGSLRTTLDSVAPLKKKLKKQRKFAPWYNSQTRKLKQISQKFERDWRLTKLEESRLIWTDSLKTYKRGLHNARANYYSELIEDNKNNPRFLFSTVARLTESQSSIEPCIPLALSSNDFMSFFNDKILTIRGKIHDLLSSDSTYLTSNTAVKPNIYLDCFSPISLQELTVVISSSKSSTCLLDPIPTRLLKEVFPLVNTHILDMINISVLTGYVPQSFKVAVIKPLLKKPTLDPEVLANYRPISNLPFMSKILEKVVADQLCDFFP